One window from the genome of Magnolia sinica isolate HGM2019 chromosome 4, MsV1, whole genome shotgun sequence encodes:
- the LOC131243503 gene encoding dirigent protein 23-like encodes MVQLALVVLISFLVAFPVARTWADKAGQLDDWRGSLGLGSEKVSKLNFYFHDILSGKTPTAIRVAQSANTDKSPTVFGMLMMADDPLTIGPEPNSTVIGHAQGMYGSAGQQELGLLMVMDYSFTQGKYKGSSISILGINRAMNPVRELPIIGGTGMFRLARGMALAKTHWFNATTGDAIVEYNVTVVHY; translated from the coding sequence ATGGTGCAACTAGCTTTGGTGGTCCTCATCTCCTTTTTAGTGGCCTTCCCGGTGGCTCGAACCTGGGCCGACAAAGCGGGCCAGCTCGATGACTGGCGCGGGAGCCTTGGGCTCGGTTCGGAGAAGGTGAGCAAGCTAAATTTCTACTTCCATGACATATTGAGTGGGAAAACGCCAACCGCGATTCGTGTGGCTCAATCCGCCAACACAGACAAATCGCCAACGGTGTTCGGTATGCTGATGATGGCCGATGACCCGTTAACTATCGGGCCGGAGCCTAATTCAACTGTCATtggccatgcccaagggatgtaTGGCTCAGCTGGGCAGCAGGAGCTAGGGCTACTCATGGTCATGGACTATAGCTTCACTCAAGGTAAGTATAAGGGGAGTTCTATTAGCATTCTTGGGATTAACCGGGCTATGAACCCGGTTCGGGAATTGCCGATCATCGGTGGGACCGGAATGTTCCGGCTTGCACGTGGTATGGCACTTGCCAAGACACATTGGTTCAATGCGACTACCGGCGACGCCATTGTCGAGTATAATGTGACCGTCGTGCACTACTGA